The following coding sequences are from one Treponema bryantii window:
- the purF gene encoding amidophosphoribosyltransferase produces MGFRDECGVTGIYGVENAAALSYFALTSLQHRGQESAGIAVSDGTKINLHKGMGLVSDVFEQGHFEALNGSIAVGHVRYATAGGRTIDNAQPFMNSFKNGSIALAHNGQLVNHTTLREMLEDHGSTFSSSSDSEVILKLIVRKYIENGGHLGTPNEEENSGELNQQRFVEAVVQTAKLIKGSFALCIMTENMLIGVRDPNGIRPLCIGLIGGGVTGAEPPLEGVASDEVRAQGETSPSYIITSESCAIDSVNGRFVRDVEPGEIVVINKVGLRSIKYAEDKKRTCIFEYVYFARPDSEIDGISVQEARYRMGEELAKESPVDADIVIGVPDSGLGAAQGYARASGVPYGMGIIKNKYIGRTFIAPTQKERENMVFVKLNAIRSDLEGKRVIVIDDSIVRGTTSRRLVQILRRAGAKEVHFRVSSPQVKFPCYLGIDTPSKNELISSNHELEEIRKEIGADSLAFISLEGMRKAFGADSFCKGCFNGEYPV; encoded by the coding sequence ATGCAGCAGCTCTTTCATATTTTGCGCTTACAAGTCTGCAGCATCGTGGACAGGAAAGTGCAGGAATTGCAGTTAGTGATGGAACAAAAATTAATCTTCATAAAGGAATGGGACTTGTAAGTGATGTTTTTGAACAGGGACATTTTGAAGCTCTTAATGGAAGTATTGCTGTAGGTCATGTTCGTTATGCGACTGCAGGCGGCAGAACAATTGATAATGCACAGCCCTTTATGAATTCGTTTAAGAATGGTTCTATTGCACTGGCTCATAATGGTCAGCTTGTGAACCATACAACGCTTAGGGAAATGCTTGAAGACCACGGCAGTACTTTTTCAAGCTCGAGTGATAGTGAAGTTATATTAAAGCTGATTGTAAGAAAATATATTGAAAACGGAGGTCATCTGGGAACTCCGAACGAAGAAGAAAACAGTGGAGAACTGAATCAGCAGAGATTTGTTGAAGCTGTAGTGCAGACGGCTAAATTGATTAAGGGCTCGTTTGCGCTTTGTATTATGACTGAGAATATGCTGATTGGAGTTCGGGACCCTAATGGAATCCGGCCATTATGTATTGGTCTGATTGGCGGGGGCGTTACGGGGGCGGAACCCCCGTTGGAAGGGGTAGCGAGCGACGAAGTGCGAGCGCAGGGGGAGACTTCCCCCTCTTACATTATTACTTCTGAATCTTGTGCGATTGACTCTGTAAATGGACGTTTTGTGCGCGATGTTGAGCCGGGCGAGATTGTAGTGATAAATAAGGTTGGGCTTCGTTCAATAAAATATGCAGAGGATAAAAAGCGAACCTGTATTTTTGAGTACGTTTATTTTGCGCGTCCGGATTCTGAGATTGATGGAATTTCTGTTCAGGAGGCTCGTTACAGGATGGGCGAGGAACTAGCTAAAGAATCTCCGGTTGATGCTGATATTGTAATTGGTGTCCCAGACAGTGGTCTTGGAGCTGCTCAGGGCTATGCCAGAGCCAGCGGTGTTCCTTATGGAATGGGAATTATCAAGAATAAATATATCGGCAGAACCTTTATTGCTCCAACTCAGAAAGAGCGCGAGAATATGGTTTTTGTAAAGCTGAATGCTATTCGCAGCGACCTTGAGGGCAAGCGCGTGATTGTAATTGATGATTCGATAGTTCGCGGTACTACGAGCCGGCGCCTTGTTCAGATTCTCCGCCGCGCTGGAGCTAAAGAAGTGCATTTCCGTGTATCATCTCCGCAGGTTAAGTTTCCGTGCTATTTGGGAATTGATACTCCAAGTAAGAATGAACTGATTTCTAGCAATCACGAACTTGAGGAAATCAGAAAGGAGATTGGGGCAGATTCTCTGGCTTTTATTAGTCTTGAGGGAATGAGAAAAGCCTTCGGTGCAGATTCATTCTGTAAAGGCTGTTTTAACGGCGAATATCCGGTTTAG
- a CDS encoding ANTAR domain-containing response regulator, whose product MTEDTHSVLVVTKDSKLSQSISVMLMPPLFETEVLSDFNEARRRVSERTYNIILVDYSDGEGADFATDASESLSTILLLTPPALFEEVSYRVEGYGIISITNPFDQFYFYNMIKAAIAVQYKVQVLSSQTTKLKVKMEEIKLVNRAKMLLMQNMSMTEQEAHRFIEKDAMDRSMKRTAIADEIIKRYG is encoded by the coding sequence ATGACAGAAGACACCCACAGCGTTTTAGTTGTTACAAAAGACTCAAAACTTTCTCAATCTATAAGCGTAATGCTCATGCCGCCGCTTTTTGAAACAGAAGTCCTGTCTGATTTCAATGAAGCAAGGCGCCGTGTTTCAGAACGCACTTACAATATCATTCTTGTTGATTACTCAGATGGCGAAGGAGCAGATTTTGCAACCGATGCTTCAGAATCACTAAGTACAATACTGCTTTTAACTCCGCCAGCCCTTTTTGAAGAAGTAAGCTATCGTGTTGAAGGATATGGAATTATCTCTATCACAAACCCTTTTGATCAGTTCTATTTTTACAACATGATTAAGGCAGCAATTGCAGTTCAATACAAGGTACAGGTACTTTCAAGCCAGACTACAAAACTCAAAGTCAAAATGGAAGAAATCAAGCTTGTAAACCGTGCAAAAATGCTGCTTATGCAGAATATGAGTATGACAGAACAGGAAGCACATCGATTTATTGAAAAAGATGCAATGGACCGCAGTATGAAACGTACTGCGATCGCCGATGAAATCATTAAGAGATACGGCTAA
- a CDS encoding glutamine synthetase family protein, translated as MYSESEVLEYVQEEDVKFIRLAFFDLKGVQKNISIMATQLQNAFENGVSFDASAIYGFETAEKSDLFLHPDPTTVSILPWRPNTGKVIRMFCTISHPDGTPYKKDCRTLLANAVKKAKDDFGIEFSFGTEIEFYLFKLDEKGEQTKIPFDNASYMDIAPEDKGENIRREICFTLEQMGIQPEASHHEEGPGQNEIDFHYSDALTAADNAATFKWIVRTRAASAGLFADFSPKPLTDKAGSGFHINISCSDKSKNKNVLAGILKHAEELTYYMNCTEASYDRLGSCKAPCYLAWGYENRSTFIRVPAITTDEASRMEIRTPDSECNVYLVFTLLIHAALDGIKNNLEPPEPVTENLFSNSSNSLSNRLVTPLRDLRLKTLPDTLDSAKEIAEKSSFIKEVLGF; from the coding sequence ATGTATTCAGAAAGTGAAGTTTTAGAGTATGTACAGGAAGAAGATGTAAAATTTATTCGTCTTGCTTTTTTTGATTTGAAGGGTGTACAGAAAAATATTTCTATAATGGCAACGCAGCTGCAAAACGCTTTTGAAAACGGAGTCAGTTTTGATGCTTCTGCAATTTACGGATTTGAAACCGCAGAAAAATCAGATTTATTTTTGCATCCGGATCCGACAACCGTTTCTATCCTTCCATGGCGTCCAAATACCGGAAAAGTTATAAGAATGTTCTGTACAATTTCGCATCCAGACGGAACTCCGTACAAAAAAGACTGCCGTACCCTTCTCGCAAACGCAGTAAAAAAGGCAAAAGACGACTTTGGCATTGAATTCAGCTTTGGAACAGAAATTGAATTCTACCTCTTCAAACTCGACGAAAAAGGCGAACAAACAAAGATTCCCTTTGATAATGCAAGTTATATGGATATTGCTCCGGAAGATAAGGGAGAAAATATCCGCCGTGAAATCTGTTTTACACTTGAACAGATGGGTATTCAGCCGGAAGCAAGCCATCATGAAGAAGGTCCGGGTCAGAATGAAATCGACTTCCATTATTCAGACGCCCTTACAGCCGCAGATAATGCCGCGACCTTCAAATGGATAGTCCGCACCCGTGCCGCAAGCGCAGGCCTCTTTGCAGATTTCTCTCCAAAACCACTTACAGATAAAGCAGGAAGCGGTTTCCACATCAATATTTCCTGCTCAGACAAATCAAAAAACAAAAACGTTCTTGCAGGTATCTTAAAGCATGCTGAAGAACTGACTTATTATATGAACTGTACAGAAGCTTCATATGACCGTCTTGGTTCCTGCAAAGCACCTTGCTATCTTGCATGGGGATACGAAAACCGTTCAACCTTTATTCGTGTTCCAGCCATCACAACCGATGAAGCAAGCCGTATGGAAATTCGAACTCCAGACAGCGAATGTAATGTTTACCTGGTATTCACACTTTTAATCCACGCAGCTCTTGATGGAATTAAAAATAATCTGGAACCTCCGGAGCCTGTAACTGAAAATCTGTTCTCTAACTCTTCTAACAGTCTCAGTAACCGTCTGGTAACTCCATTGAGAGACCTCAGACTAAAAACTCTGCCAGACACTCTGGATTCTGCAAAAGAAATCGCTGAAAAAAGCTCATTCATTAAGGAAGTTCTTGGATTCTAA
- a CDS encoding GerMN domain-containing protein — protein MAQKKKSKKNSTLFAAACVLLGLLVILVIFLVKKDQIFTNLKETAFFDKVFGSTPTVIENHEPVETKKTETIPLKNDEVTIKIETEETPAAKYTEPEPEKPVESAKPVETAKPKEETPKKAENEKKQQATGTTELQLCFVNIDGDGAVVRQVIKRKVAKSDSPLTTAINLLLKGPDSTISGERNLMSLIPPETKLLSAKVQGGVAYLNFNENFEINSYGVEGYIHQLEQIVYTATAFSTVTSVQFLIEGEKRDYLGSEGVLIAAPLSRSSF, from the coding sequence ATGGCACAGAAAAAAAAATCAAAGAAAAACAGCACTTTATTTGCAGCAGCCTGTGTACTTTTGGGCCTGCTGGTTATTTTAGTTATATTTCTTGTAAAAAAAGATCAGATATTTACTAATTTGAAGGAAACAGCCTTCTTTGATAAGGTATTTGGCAGTACACCGACTGTAATTGAAAATCATGAGCCGGTGGAAACAAAGAAAACAGAGACAATTCCTCTAAAAAATGATGAGGTTACTATAAAAATTGAAACTGAAGAAACTCCTGCTGCAAAATATACTGAGCCAGAGCCGGAAAAGCCTGTAGAATCAGCAAAACCTGTTGAAACTGCAAAACCTAAAGAGGAAACTCCAAAGAAAGCGGAAAATGAAAAGAAACAGCAGGCTACAGGAACAACAGAACTCCAGCTTTGTTTTGTAAATATTGATGGTGATGGCGCTGTTGTACGTCAGGTTATTAAACGTAAGGTAGCAAAGAGTGATTCTCCGCTGACAACGGCTATAAATCTGCTGCTTAAAGGACCTGATTCAACAATTTCGGGAGAACGTAATCTTATGAGTCTTATTCCGCCTGAAACAAAGCTTTTAAGTGCTAAAGTGCAGGGTGGCGTTGCTTATTTGAATTTTAATGAGAATTTCGAAATCAATTCCTATGGGGTTGAAGGCTATATTCATCAGCTGGAGCAGATTGTTTATACTGCAACAGCCTTTTCTACTGTTACAAGCGTTCAGTTTTTAATTGAAGGTGAAAAAAGAGATTATCTTGGTAGTGAAGGCGTGCTGATTGCAGCCCCTCTTTCGAGGAGCTCGTTCTAG
- a CDS encoding proline--tRNA ligase, which yields MKATKTIISTLREAPNDAVIASHQLMMRSGLIRKLGNGLYAYMPFGFRSLMKVEKIIREELDNAGLLEIKPTVIVPGDLWKESGRWDKMAGEMLTAQNRQGQDMVVSPTAEEAFTAIVRDGLSSYKQLPFTLYQINTKYRDEIRPRYGVMRGREFTMMDAYSFDKDQADLDASYDNVAAAYRRIFKRMGLTTISVKADTGSMGGSGSEEFMVESEVGDDTLLLCPDCDYAANVEKAACKAETPLDSNGQPQKKTDLAIEEVATPNVFSIEDMEKFFGEKPTTFLKALVYKVYNCAVDLSGTEFYKNAQTVTEGGQTYIPETFFCVLIRGDLDVNETKLAAELKASGAELASDEDVLKYSGAPHGFVGPVGIKIPVIADKSTVDMHDCIAGAGKAGFHIKHVEPGRDFTPFMTVDVRTCKEGDACPECGGKFYMKKGNELGHIFKLGTKYTKSMNVTYLGESGKPVTPLMGCYGIGVDRTLASIIEGHHDDKGIIWPMTVAPYQVAVIPVQYKDKMKEVADKIYEDLKADGIEVILDDRNERPGVKFTDSELIGYPIRIVVGDKNLPNVEMKLRQDAEATLVPADEVAKKAADIVREELKKLNA from the coding sequence ATGAAAGCTACAAAAACAATTATCTCAACACTGCGCGAAGCTCCAAATGACGCAGTTATCGCAAGCCATCAGCTTATGATGCGCAGCGGACTTATCCGCAAACTTGGAAACGGACTTTATGCTTACATGCCATTCGGATTCCGTTCTTTGATGAAAGTTGAAAAAATTATCCGTGAAGAACTCGACAACGCAGGTCTTCTCGAAATCAAACCTACAGTAATCGTACCCGGTGATTTATGGAAGGAATCTGGCCGCTGGGACAAAATGGCAGGCGAAATGCTCACAGCACAAAACCGCCAGGGTCAGGACATGGTTGTTTCTCCAACTGCAGAAGAGGCTTTTACAGCTATCGTTCGCGATGGTCTTTCTTCTTATAAACAGCTTCCATTTACACTCTATCAGATTAATACAAAATACCGCGATGAAATCCGTCCTCGCTATGGTGTAATGCGCGGACGTGAGTTCACAATGATGGATGCTTATTCTTTCGACAAGGATCAGGCAGATCTCGACGCTTCTTACGACAACGTAGCAGCTGCTTACCGCCGTATCTTTAAGCGCATGGGCCTTACAACTATCTCTGTAAAAGCTGATACAGGTTCTATGGGCGGTTCAGGTTCAGAAGAGTTCATGGTTGAATCAGAAGTTGGTGATGATACACTCCTCCTGTGTCCAGACTGTGATTATGCTGCTAACGTTGAAAAGGCAGCCTGCAAGGCAGAAACTCCTCTCGACTCTAACGGTCAGCCACAGAAAAAGACAGACCTCGCAATCGAAGAAGTTGCAACTCCAAACGTATTCAGCATTGAAGACATGGAAAAGTTCTTTGGTGAAAAACCAACAACCTTCCTTAAGGCACTTGTTTACAAAGTTTACAACTGTGCAGTTGATTTGTCTGGAACAGAGTTCTATAAGAACGCTCAGACTGTTACAGAAGGCGGCCAGACATATATTCCAGAGACTTTCTTCTGCGTACTTATCCGCGGCGACCTCGATGTAAATGAAACAAAGCTTGCAGCAGAACTTAAAGCTTCTGGTGCAGAACTTGCAAGCGACGAAGACGTACTCAAGTACTCTGGTGCTCCACATGGATTCGTTGGTCCAGTTGGAATTAAGATTCCTGTAATTGCTGATAAGTCTACTGTTGATATGCACGACTGTATCGCAGGTGCCGGAAAAGCCGGCTTCCACATCAAGCACGTTGAACCAGGCCGCGACTTCACTCCATTTATGACTGTTGATGTTCGTACTTGTAAAGAAGGCGATGCTTGCCCTGAATGTGGCGGAAAGTTCTATATGAAGAAAGGTAACGAGCTTGGACACATCTTCAAGCTTGGTACAAAATATACAAAATCAATGAACGTAACATACCTTGGAGAAAGCGGAAAACCAGTAACTCCACTTATGGGATGTTATGGTATTGGTGTAGACCGTACTCTTGCTTCTATCATTGAAGGACATCACGACGATAAGGGAATCATCTGGCCTATGACAGTAGCTCCATATCAGGTAGCAGTTATTCCTGTTCAGTACAAGGACAAGATGAAGGAAGTTGCAGATAAGATTTACGAAGATTTGAAGGCTGACGGAATCGAAGTTATTCTCGATGACCGTAACGAACGCCCAGGCGTTAAATTTACAGACTCAGAGCTTATCGGCTACCCAATCCGTATCGTAGTTGGTGACAAGAACCTTCCAAACGTAGAAATGAAGCTCCGCCAGGATGCAGAAGCTACTCTTGTTCCAGCAGACGAAGTTGCTAAAAAGGCCGCTGACATTGTTCGTGAAGAACTCAAGAAATTAAATGCGTAA